The following DNA comes from Pelotomaculum isophthalicicum JI.
AAGGCTTTTTACCCAAGTTGGTGAGCAAGTAGCAGTATTCATACTTCCGAGGTCTTGAAAACCTAGTAAAAACCAGCAGTCCTTATGTTTCAAGGAACGCAGGGTTTTTATCAAATCACCTTTGTTTTTTTAATTACTGATTTTTTGACCTTTTTCAACTTGTAGACATCGTTTATATCGCATCTAAACACATTTGCTATTTTAAAAGCCATAACTAGATCAGGCATCTTTTTGTTTTTTTCATAACTAAGGTATGTTTTATTGCTAATACCTAGGATGTTTGCCGCTTCACTTTCCGATAATCCAGCGTTTAATCGCATTGCTTTTAAATTTTGTTTCAAAGATAACTCGTATTTTGTATTTTCTTCTATATTTTTATTTATTTTCTCTATATCTTCATTAGATAAAAACTTCTTTCCGCAATTTAAACATTCTTTAAGATCAATGCCCTTGGTAACGACAGTAATTCCATTTACGAAATTCGTCATTTTATCTCGAAAAACAATTTCTCCGTTCAAACAATATGGACATTTCAAAACCTGCACATCCCTTCTTATGGTTATTAATTCTGGTTATTAATCCAGAACTAAAAAATGTTGGGTAAGTCTTGCCATAAAAAGATATTGACGAACCACAATTAAAAGATACGGATTGCAAGACAACCACACTAAATACAACCAATTGATACGAATCATGCTTATGTGTTTTATTGTATTCCCTGTTATAATGTTCTACAAGGGAAATTTTAAATTTGAGGGGATAAAGATGTCCGATATACTCTATTACACACCAGAAGAGGTTGCTAAAATCCTAAAGATTTCCAAGGGAACGGTTTACGAACTAATCAAAAGAGGGGAACTCCCTTCATATCGCATTGGAAGAAAAATGCGGGTTAGTCCATCAGATCTTGAGGCATTCACCAAACCAGCATCACCAAATAGATTCGCTTACCAGGCGGCTAGCGGCTCTATTGAACAAATTATCTTAGAATGCGGCGGGTTTATTATATGTGGCCAAGACATAGTCTTAGATGTTTTAACTAGACATATTGAAAGGCTTAACCCAATGTTCCGCTCT
Coding sequences within:
- a CDS encoding helix-turn-helix domain-containing protein, whose amino-acid sequence is MKCPYCLNGEIVFRDKMTNFVNGITVVTKGIDLKECLNCGKKFLSNEDIEKINKNIEENTKYELSLKQNLKAMRLNAGLSESEAANILGISNKTYLSYEKNKKMPDLVMAFKIANVFRCDINDVYKLKKVKKSVIKKTKVI